The following coding sequences lie in one Desmodus rotundus isolate HL8 chromosome 1, HLdesRot8A.1, whole genome shotgun sequence genomic window:
- the WDR36 gene encoding WD repeat-containing protein 36 isoform X2, which translates to MEGDAGGRTASALFAGFRALGLFSNDVPHVVRFSALKRRFYVTTCVGKCFHTYDVQKLSLVAVSNSLPQDICCMAADGRLVFAAYGNVFSAFARNKEVVHTFKGHKAEIHLLQPFGDHIISVDTDSVLIIWHIYSEEEYLQLTFDKSVFKISAILHPSTYLNKILLGSEQGSLQLWNVKSNKLLYTFPGWKVGVTALQQAPAVDVVAIGLMSGQVIIHNIKFDETLMKFRQDWGPITSISFRTDGHPVMAAGSPCGHIGLWDLEDKKFINQMRNAHSTAIAGLTFLHREPLLVTNGADNALRIWIFDGPTGEGRLLRFRMGHSAPLTKIRYYGQNGQQILSASQDGTLQSFSTVHEKFNKSLGHGLINKKRVKRKGLQNAMSVRLPPVTNFAAEEARESDWDNIIACHQGKLSCSTWNYQRSTIGTYFLKPKELKKDNITATALDVTSCGNFAVIGLSSGTVDVYNMQSGIHRGSFGEDQAHKGSVRGVAVDGLNQLAITTGSEGLLKFWNFKNKILIHSVSLNSSPNMMLLHRDSGILGLALDDFSISVLDIETRKIVREFSGHQGQINDMAFSPDGRWLISASMDCSVRTWDLPSGCLIDSFLLDSAPLNVTMSPTGDFLATSHVDHLGIYLWSSISLYSVVSLRPLPTDYVPSVVMLPGTCQTQDVELSEETIEQSDEMIEYDSPEQLNEQLVTLSLLPESRWKNLLNLDVIKKKNKPKEPPKVPKSAPFFIPTVPGLVPRYAAPEQNNDPQQSKVVNLGILAQKSDFCLKLEEGLVNNKYEAALNLLKELGPSGVETELRSLSPECGGSIEVMQSFLKMIGMMLDTKRDFELAQAYLALFLKLHLKMLPSEAKLVEEVTKLSSQVEENWIHLQSLFNQSIFLWVQKHNGILLSHKKMKSYLL; encoded by the exons gtAACTCTCTTCCACAGGATATCTGTTGTATGGCAGCTGATGGGAGGCTGGTCTTTGCAGCTTATGGGAATGTTTTCTCTGCATTTGCCCGTAATAAAGAG GTAGTACATACCTTTAAGGGTCATAAGGCAGAAATCCATCTCTTGCAACCCTTTGGAGATCACATTATCTCTGTCGATACTGACAGCGTTCTTATTATTTGGCACATATATTCAGAAG AAGAATACCTGCAGTTGACTTTCGATaaatcagtatttaaaatttCTGCAATTTTGCATCCAAGTACATACTTGAATAAAATACTTCTTGGCAGTGAACAAGGAAGCCTACAGTTATGGAATGTGAAATCCAA TAAACTTCTATATACATTTCCGGGATGGAAAGTTGGAGTAACAGCTCTTCAACAG gcACCAGCTGTGGATGTTGTTGCTATTGGTCTTATGTCGGGTCAGGTTATCATTCACAACATTAAGTTTGATGAAACATTGATGAAGTTTCGTCAGGACTGGGGACCTATTACTTCTATTTCCTTTCGCACAG ATGGTCATCCCGTAATGGCAGCTGGAAGCCCATGTGGCCATATTGGACTCTGGGATCTTGAAGACAAAAAATTTATCAATCAAATGAGAAATGCACATTCTACAGCAATTGCCGGACTGACATTTCTCCATAGGGAGCCGCTTCTTGTCACAAATGGTGCTGACAATGCTCTCAGG ATATGGATATTTGATGGTCCCACAGGTGAAGGCCGGCTTTTGAGATTCAGAATGGGACATAGTGCTCCTCTTACCAAAATTAGATATTATGGACAAAATGGACAACAGATTCTTAGTGCAA GTCAAGATGGAACTCTTCAGTCATTTTCTACAGTACATGAAAAATTTAACAAGAGTTTGGGACATG gattaataaataaaaagagagtcAAACGTAAAGGACTTCAGAATGCTATGTCAGTGAGACTTCCACCCGTCACAAACTTTGCAGCTG aGGAAGCTCGTGAAAGTGACTGGGATAATATCATTGCTTGCCATCAAGGTAAGCTATCGTGCTCAACCTGGAACTATCAGAGATCTACAATAGGCACTTACTTTCTCAAGCCAAAAGAGCTGAAGAAAGACAACATAACTGCAACA GCACTGGATGTAACTTCTTGCGGAAACTTTGCTGTCATTGGTCTCTCGTCAGGAACTGTAGATGTATATAACATGCAGTCTGGCATTCATCGAGGAAGTTTTGGTGAAGATCAAG CTCATAAAGGGTCTGTTAGAGGTGTTGCAGTGGATGGATTAAACCAGTTGGCAATTACGACTGGTAGTGAAGGACTACTCAAGTTCtggaactttaaaaacaaaattttaatacattctgTGAGCCTCAACTCATCTCCAAATATGATGCTGCTACATAGAGACAG TGGCATTCTGGGACTCGCCCTGGATGACTTCTCCATTAGTGTTCTGGACATAGAAACTAGGAAGATTGTCAGAGAGTTTTCTGGACACCAAGGCCAAATAAATGACATG GCTTTCAGTCCTGATGGTCGTTGGTTAATAAGTGCTTCAATGGATTGCTCTGTTAGAACTTGGGACCTTCCTTCTGGGTG CCTTATAGACAGCTTTTTGTTGGACTCGGCTCCTCTCAATGTTACTATGTCCCCTACCGGAGACTTTCTGGCCACTTCCCATGTGGACCACCTTGGAATTTATCTGTG gtCCAGTATTTCCCTGTATTCAGTTGTTTCATTACGGCCACTTCCCACAGATTATGTTCCTTCAGTAGTGATGCTTCCTGGTACTTGTCAAACCCAAG atgtaGAATTATCAGAAGAAACCATAGAACAAAGCGATGAAATGATAGAATATGACTCCCCAGAACAGTTGAATGAGCAGTTGGTGACACTGTCACTCCTTCCTGAATCACGGTGGAAAAACCTTCTTAATCTTGATGTTATTAAG aaaaaaaataaaccaaaggaaCCTCCCAAAGTGCCCAAATCAGCACCATTTTTTATACCGACAGTTCCTGGCCTTGTACCCCGATACGCTGCACCGGAACAAAATAATGATCCCCAACAG tctAAAGTGGTAAATCTTGGAATTTTGGCCCAAAAATCAGATTTCTGCTTGAAACTTGAAGAAGGACtggtaaataataaat ATGAAGCTGCTCTTAACCTTCTGAAAGAATTGGGCCCATCAGGAGTTGAAACAGAGCTGCGAAGCTTGTCTCCTGAGTGTGGTGGGTCTATAGAAGTTATGCAGAGTTTCTTAAAAATGATCGGAATGATGTTGGACACAAAGCGTGATTTTGAGTTAGCCCAGGCGTACCTAGCATTGTTTCTGAAG ctgCACCTTAAAATGCTTCCTTCAGAGGCAAAACTTGTAGAAGAAGTGACAAAGTTGTCGTCACAGGTGGAAGAAAACTGGATTCATTTACAGTCCCTCTTCAATCAAAGCAT ATTTCTCTGGGTACAaaaacacaatggaattctactcagccataaaaagatgaaatcttaccttttgtga
- the WDR36 gene encoding WD repeat-containing protein 36 isoform X3 encodes MEGDAGGRTASALFAGFRALGLFSNDVPHVVRFSALKRRFYVTTCVGKCFHTYDVQKLSLVAVSNSLPQDICCMAADGRLVFAAYGNVFSAFARNKEVVHTFKGHKAEIHLLQPFGDHIISVDTDSVLIIWHIYSEEEYLQLTFDKSVFKISAILHPSTYLNKILLGSEQGSLQLWNVKSNKLLYTFPGWKVGVTALQQAPAVDVVAIGLMSGQVIIHNIKFDETLMKFRQDWGPITSISFRTDGHPVMAAGSPCGHIGLWDLEDKKFINQMRNAHSTAIAGLTFLHREPLLVTNGADNALRIWIFDGPTGEGRLLRFRMGHSAPLTKIRYYGQNGQQILSASQDGTLQSFSTVHEKFNKSLGHGLINKKRVKRKGLQNAMSVRLPPVTNFAAEEARESDWDNIIACHQGKLSCSTWNYQRSTIGTYFLKPKELKKDNITATALDVTSCGNFAVIGLSSGTVDVYNMQSGIHRGSFGEDQAHKGSVRGVAVDGLNQLAITTGSEGLLKFWNFKNKILIHSVSLNSSPNMMLLHRDSGILGLALDDFSISVLDIETRKIVREFSGHQGQINDMAFSPDGRWLISASMDCSVRTWDLPSGCLIDSFLLDSAPLNVTMSPTGDFLATSHVDHLGIYLWSSISLYSVVSLRPLPTDYVPSVVMLPGTCQTQDVELSEETIEQSDEMIEYDSPEQLNEQLVTLSLLPESRWKNLLNLDVIKKKNKPKEPPKVPKSAPFFIPTVPGLVPRYAAPEQNNDPQQSKVVNLGILAQKSDFCLKLEEGLVNNKYEAALNLLKELGPSGVETELRSLSPECGGSIEVMQSFLKMIGMMLDTKRDFELAQAYLALFLKLHLKMLPSEAKLVEEVTKLSSQVEENWIHLQSLFNQSMCVLNYIKSALL; translated from the exons gtAACTCTCTTCCACAGGATATCTGTTGTATGGCAGCTGATGGGAGGCTGGTCTTTGCAGCTTATGGGAATGTTTTCTCTGCATTTGCCCGTAATAAAGAG GTAGTACATACCTTTAAGGGTCATAAGGCAGAAATCCATCTCTTGCAACCCTTTGGAGATCACATTATCTCTGTCGATACTGACAGCGTTCTTATTATTTGGCACATATATTCAGAAG AAGAATACCTGCAGTTGACTTTCGATaaatcagtatttaaaatttCTGCAATTTTGCATCCAAGTACATACTTGAATAAAATACTTCTTGGCAGTGAACAAGGAAGCCTACAGTTATGGAATGTGAAATCCAA TAAACTTCTATATACATTTCCGGGATGGAAAGTTGGAGTAACAGCTCTTCAACAG gcACCAGCTGTGGATGTTGTTGCTATTGGTCTTATGTCGGGTCAGGTTATCATTCACAACATTAAGTTTGATGAAACATTGATGAAGTTTCGTCAGGACTGGGGACCTATTACTTCTATTTCCTTTCGCACAG ATGGTCATCCCGTAATGGCAGCTGGAAGCCCATGTGGCCATATTGGACTCTGGGATCTTGAAGACAAAAAATTTATCAATCAAATGAGAAATGCACATTCTACAGCAATTGCCGGACTGACATTTCTCCATAGGGAGCCGCTTCTTGTCACAAATGGTGCTGACAATGCTCTCAGG ATATGGATATTTGATGGTCCCACAGGTGAAGGCCGGCTTTTGAGATTCAGAATGGGACATAGTGCTCCTCTTACCAAAATTAGATATTATGGACAAAATGGACAACAGATTCTTAGTGCAA GTCAAGATGGAACTCTTCAGTCATTTTCTACAGTACATGAAAAATTTAACAAGAGTTTGGGACATG gattaataaataaaaagagagtcAAACGTAAAGGACTTCAGAATGCTATGTCAGTGAGACTTCCACCCGTCACAAACTTTGCAGCTG aGGAAGCTCGTGAAAGTGACTGGGATAATATCATTGCTTGCCATCAAGGTAAGCTATCGTGCTCAACCTGGAACTATCAGAGATCTACAATAGGCACTTACTTTCTCAAGCCAAAAGAGCTGAAGAAAGACAACATAACTGCAACA GCACTGGATGTAACTTCTTGCGGAAACTTTGCTGTCATTGGTCTCTCGTCAGGAACTGTAGATGTATATAACATGCAGTCTGGCATTCATCGAGGAAGTTTTGGTGAAGATCAAG CTCATAAAGGGTCTGTTAGAGGTGTTGCAGTGGATGGATTAAACCAGTTGGCAATTACGACTGGTAGTGAAGGACTACTCAAGTTCtggaactttaaaaacaaaattttaatacattctgTGAGCCTCAACTCATCTCCAAATATGATGCTGCTACATAGAGACAG TGGCATTCTGGGACTCGCCCTGGATGACTTCTCCATTAGTGTTCTGGACATAGAAACTAGGAAGATTGTCAGAGAGTTTTCTGGACACCAAGGCCAAATAAATGACATG GCTTTCAGTCCTGATGGTCGTTGGTTAATAAGTGCTTCAATGGATTGCTCTGTTAGAACTTGGGACCTTCCTTCTGGGTG CCTTATAGACAGCTTTTTGTTGGACTCGGCTCCTCTCAATGTTACTATGTCCCCTACCGGAGACTTTCTGGCCACTTCCCATGTGGACCACCTTGGAATTTATCTGTG gtCCAGTATTTCCCTGTATTCAGTTGTTTCATTACGGCCACTTCCCACAGATTATGTTCCTTCAGTAGTGATGCTTCCTGGTACTTGTCAAACCCAAG atgtaGAATTATCAGAAGAAACCATAGAACAAAGCGATGAAATGATAGAATATGACTCCCCAGAACAGTTGAATGAGCAGTTGGTGACACTGTCACTCCTTCCTGAATCACGGTGGAAAAACCTTCTTAATCTTGATGTTATTAAG aaaaaaaataaaccaaaggaaCCTCCCAAAGTGCCCAAATCAGCACCATTTTTTATACCGACAGTTCCTGGCCTTGTACCCCGATACGCTGCACCGGAACAAAATAATGATCCCCAACAG tctAAAGTGGTAAATCTTGGAATTTTGGCCCAAAAATCAGATTTCTGCTTGAAACTTGAAGAAGGACtggtaaataataaat ATGAAGCTGCTCTTAACCTTCTGAAAGAATTGGGCCCATCAGGAGTTGAAACAGAGCTGCGAAGCTTGTCTCCTGAGTGTGGTGGGTCTATAGAAGTTATGCAGAGTTTCTTAAAAATGATCGGAATGATGTTGGACACAAAGCGTGATTTTGAGTTAGCCCAGGCGTACCTAGCATTGTTTCTGAAG ctgCACCTTAAAATGCTTCCTTCAGAGGCAAAACTTGTAGAAGAAGTGACAAAGTTGTCGTCACAGGTGGAAGAAAACTGGATTCATTTACAGTCCCTCTTCAATCAAAGCATGTGTGTTTTGAATTATATAAAAAGTgctttgttataa
- the WDR36 gene encoding WD repeat-containing protein 36 isoform X1 produces the protein MEGDAGGRTASALFAGFRALGLFSNDVPHVVRFSALKRRFYVTTCVGKCFHTYDVQKLSLVAVSNSLPQDICCMAADGRLVFAAYGNVFSAFARNKEVVHTFKGHKAEIHLLQPFGDHIISVDTDSVLIIWHIYSEEEYLQLTFDKSVFKISAILHPSTYLNKILLGSEQGSLQLWNVKSNKLLYTFPGWKVGVTALQQAPAVDVVAIGLMSGQVIIHNIKFDETLMKFRQDWGPITSISFRTDGHPVMAAGSPCGHIGLWDLEDKKFINQMRNAHSTAIAGLTFLHREPLLVTNGADNALRIWIFDGPTGEGRLLRFRMGHSAPLTKIRYYGQNGQQILSASQDGTLQSFSTVHEKFNKSLGHGLINKKRVKRKGLQNAMSVRLPPVTNFAAEEARESDWDNIIACHQGKLSCSTWNYQRSTIGTYFLKPKELKKDNITATALDVTSCGNFAVIGLSSGTVDVYNMQSGIHRGSFGEDQAHKGSVRGVAVDGLNQLAITTGSEGLLKFWNFKNKILIHSVSLNSSPNMMLLHRDSGILGLALDDFSISVLDIETRKIVREFSGHQGQINDMAFSPDGRWLISASMDCSVRTWDLPSGCLIDSFLLDSAPLNVTMSPTGDFLATSHVDHLGIYLWSSISLYSVVSLRPLPTDYVPSVVMLPGTCQTQDVELSEETIEQSDEMIEYDSPEQLNEQLVTLSLLPESRWKNLLNLDVIKKKNKPKEPPKVPKSAPFFIPTVPGLVPRYAAPEQNNDPQQSKVVNLGILAQKSDFCLKLEEGLVNNKYEAALNLLKELGPSGVETELRSLSPECGGSIEVMQSFLKMIGMMLDTKRDFELAQAYLALFLKDLLTDFMERGRKKEGGEEHGCERETLIHCLLYVLQPVTEPTTQLHLKMLPSEAKLVEEVTKLSSQVEENWIHLQSLFNQSIFLWVQKHNGILLSHKKMKSYLL, from the exons gtAACTCTCTTCCACAGGATATCTGTTGTATGGCAGCTGATGGGAGGCTGGTCTTTGCAGCTTATGGGAATGTTTTCTCTGCATTTGCCCGTAATAAAGAG GTAGTACATACCTTTAAGGGTCATAAGGCAGAAATCCATCTCTTGCAACCCTTTGGAGATCACATTATCTCTGTCGATACTGACAGCGTTCTTATTATTTGGCACATATATTCAGAAG AAGAATACCTGCAGTTGACTTTCGATaaatcagtatttaaaatttCTGCAATTTTGCATCCAAGTACATACTTGAATAAAATACTTCTTGGCAGTGAACAAGGAAGCCTACAGTTATGGAATGTGAAATCCAA TAAACTTCTATATACATTTCCGGGATGGAAAGTTGGAGTAACAGCTCTTCAACAG gcACCAGCTGTGGATGTTGTTGCTATTGGTCTTATGTCGGGTCAGGTTATCATTCACAACATTAAGTTTGATGAAACATTGATGAAGTTTCGTCAGGACTGGGGACCTATTACTTCTATTTCCTTTCGCACAG ATGGTCATCCCGTAATGGCAGCTGGAAGCCCATGTGGCCATATTGGACTCTGGGATCTTGAAGACAAAAAATTTATCAATCAAATGAGAAATGCACATTCTACAGCAATTGCCGGACTGACATTTCTCCATAGGGAGCCGCTTCTTGTCACAAATGGTGCTGACAATGCTCTCAGG ATATGGATATTTGATGGTCCCACAGGTGAAGGCCGGCTTTTGAGATTCAGAATGGGACATAGTGCTCCTCTTACCAAAATTAGATATTATGGACAAAATGGACAACAGATTCTTAGTGCAA GTCAAGATGGAACTCTTCAGTCATTTTCTACAGTACATGAAAAATTTAACAAGAGTTTGGGACATG gattaataaataaaaagagagtcAAACGTAAAGGACTTCAGAATGCTATGTCAGTGAGACTTCCACCCGTCACAAACTTTGCAGCTG aGGAAGCTCGTGAAAGTGACTGGGATAATATCATTGCTTGCCATCAAGGTAAGCTATCGTGCTCAACCTGGAACTATCAGAGATCTACAATAGGCACTTACTTTCTCAAGCCAAAAGAGCTGAAGAAAGACAACATAACTGCAACA GCACTGGATGTAACTTCTTGCGGAAACTTTGCTGTCATTGGTCTCTCGTCAGGAACTGTAGATGTATATAACATGCAGTCTGGCATTCATCGAGGAAGTTTTGGTGAAGATCAAG CTCATAAAGGGTCTGTTAGAGGTGTTGCAGTGGATGGATTAAACCAGTTGGCAATTACGACTGGTAGTGAAGGACTACTCAAGTTCtggaactttaaaaacaaaattttaatacattctgTGAGCCTCAACTCATCTCCAAATATGATGCTGCTACATAGAGACAG TGGCATTCTGGGACTCGCCCTGGATGACTTCTCCATTAGTGTTCTGGACATAGAAACTAGGAAGATTGTCAGAGAGTTTTCTGGACACCAAGGCCAAATAAATGACATG GCTTTCAGTCCTGATGGTCGTTGGTTAATAAGTGCTTCAATGGATTGCTCTGTTAGAACTTGGGACCTTCCTTCTGGGTG CCTTATAGACAGCTTTTTGTTGGACTCGGCTCCTCTCAATGTTACTATGTCCCCTACCGGAGACTTTCTGGCCACTTCCCATGTGGACCACCTTGGAATTTATCTGTG gtCCAGTATTTCCCTGTATTCAGTTGTTTCATTACGGCCACTTCCCACAGATTATGTTCCTTCAGTAGTGATGCTTCCTGGTACTTGTCAAACCCAAG atgtaGAATTATCAGAAGAAACCATAGAACAAAGCGATGAAATGATAGAATATGACTCCCCAGAACAGTTGAATGAGCAGTTGGTGACACTGTCACTCCTTCCTGAATCACGGTGGAAAAACCTTCTTAATCTTGATGTTATTAAG aaaaaaaataaaccaaaggaaCCTCCCAAAGTGCCCAAATCAGCACCATTTTTTATACCGACAGTTCCTGGCCTTGTACCCCGATACGCTGCACCGGAACAAAATAATGATCCCCAACAG tctAAAGTGGTAAATCTTGGAATTTTGGCCCAAAAATCAGATTTCTGCTTGAAACTTGAAGAAGGACtggtaaataataaat ATGAAGCTGCTCTTAACCTTCTGAAAGAATTGGGCCCATCAGGAGTTGAAACAGAGCTGCGAAGCTTGTCTCCTGAGTGTGGTGGGTCTATAGAAGTTATGCAGAGTTTCTTAAAAATGATCGGAATGATGTTGGACACAAAGCGTGATTTTGAGTTAGCCCAGGCGTACCTAGCATTGTTTCTGAAG gacttGCTTACTGATTttatggagaggggaaggaagaaagaggggggagaggaacacggatgtgagagagaaacattgatccattgcctcttgtATGTTCTCCAACCAgtgactgaacctacaacccag ctgCACCTTAAAATGCTTCCTTCAGAGGCAAAACTTGTAGAAGAAGTGACAAAGTTGTCGTCACAGGTGGAAGAAAACTGGATTCATTTACAGTCCCTCTTCAATCAAAGCAT ATTTCTCTGGGTACAaaaacacaatggaattctactcagccataaaaagatgaaatcttaccttttgtga